A genome region from Paramisgurnus dabryanus chromosome 12, PD_genome_1.1, whole genome shotgun sequence includes the following:
- the yy1b gene encoding transcriptional repressor protein YY1b isoform X2 — protein sequence MFNAKLADFDMASGETLYIEADGTEMPAEIVELHEIEVETIETTVVGGDEDDEHQPMIALQPLVTDDPSQVHHHQEVILVQTREEVVGGDDSDLRADDGFEDQILIPVPAPGAEEEYIGQTLMTVAGKSSVGRMGKKAGSGGKKAGKKSYLSAAEGTGRKWEQKQVQIKTLEGEFSVTMWASDDKKDIDHETVVEEQIIGENSPPDYSEYMTGKKLPPGGIPGIDLSDPKQLAEFARMKPRKIKEDDAPRTIACPHKGCSKMFRDNSAMRKHLHTHGPRVHVCAECGKAFVESSKLKRHQLVHTGEKPFQCTFEGCGKRFSLDFNLRTHVRIHTGDRPYVCPFDGCNKKFAQSTNLKSHILTHAKAKNNQ from the exons ATGTTTAACGCAAAGCTGGCGGACTTCGACATGGCGTCCGGCGAAACGCTGTACATAGAGGCCGACGGCACGGAGATGCCCGCGGAGATCGTGGAGCTGCACGAGATCGAAGTGGAAACGATCGAGACGACGGTGGTCGGCGGTGACGAAGACGATGAGCACCAGCCCATGATCGCGCTGCAGCCGCTGGTGACCGACGACCCGAGTCAGGTCCACCACCATCAGGAAGTGATCCTGGTCCAGACCCGAGAGGAGGTGGTCGGCGGGGACGATTCGGATCTCCGGGCGGACGACGGCTTCGAGGACCAGATCCTCATACCGGTTCCCGCGCCCGGAGCGGAGGAGGAATACATCGGGCAGACTTTGATGACAGTCGCGGGGAAAAGTTCCGTGGGGCGGATGGGGAAGAAGGCGGGCTCGGGCGGCAAAAAAGCTGGCAAAAAGAGCTACCTGAGCGCGGCGGAGGGCACCGGGAGAAAATGGGAGCAAAAGCAGGTGCAAATCAAGACGCTGGAGGGGGAGTTCTCCGTCACGATGTGGGCATCGG ATGATAAGAAGGACATTGATCATGAGACGGTGGTCGAGGAGCAGATCATTGGAGAGAATTCTCCTCCTGATTATTCTGAATACATGACAGGGAAAAAACTTCCTCCTGGAGGAATCCCGGGAATCGATCTTTCAGATCCCAAACAGTTGGCTGAGTTTGCCAG AATGAAGCCGAGGAAGATCAAGGAGGACGACGCCCCTCGAACCATAGCCTGTCCACATAAA GGCTGCAGTAAAATGTTCAGGGATAATTCAGCCATGAGGAAACACCTCCATACTCACGGCCCGCGGGTTCACGTGTGCGCCGAGTGCGGTAAAGCCTTTGTGGAGAGCTCCAAACTAAAGCGTCATCAGCTCGTTCACACCGGAGAGAAGCCCTTTCAG TGTACTTTTGAGGGCTGCGGGAAACGCTTCTCGCTGGACTTTAACCTCCGGACACACGTCCGCATTCACACCGGGGACCGACCCTACGTTTGCCCGTTCGATGGCTGCAATAAAAAATTTGCTCAGTCCACTAACCTCAAATCACATATTCTGACACACGCGAAGGCCAAAAACAACCAATGA
- the LOC135738512 gene encoding sterile alpha motif domain-containing protein 15-like: MDFLDWTSQDVAQWIESIGFSQYKACFTENFITGRKLIYVNCSYLPRLGINDFQHMKVISAHIRELLGISDVQWSRSVADAPEDDMSVFLKIKSCTGQRAESITYDQIKNICLK; the protein is encoded by the exons ATGGATTTCCTGGACTGGACTTCTCAAGATGTGGCACAGTGGATTGAATCCATCGGATTCTCCCAGTATAAG GCCTGTTTCACAGAGAACTTCATCACAGGCAGAAAGCTGATTTATGTCAACTGCTCATATTTACCTCGCTTGGGTATCAATGACTTCCAGCATATGAAG GTTATCTCAGCTCATATTCGAGAACTGCTGGGCATCTCAGATGTGCAGTGGAGTCGTAGCGTCGCTGATGCCCCTGAAGATGACATGAGTGTTTTTCTAAAGATAAAGAGCTGTACTGGTCAGCGAGCAGAATCCATCACATATGACCAGATCAAAAACATCTGCCTAAAGTAA
- the lrfn5b gene encoding leucine-rich repeat and fibronectin type-III domain-containing protein 5 has translation METLLIYLMVTVMALKAHKIQVCPKRCICQVLSPNLATLCDKKGLLFVPPNIDRHTVELRLGDNFITTVKRKDFANMTKLVDLTLSRNTIGSVSPHAFNDLENLRALHLDSNRLTDITNDTFSGMSKLHHLILNNNQLTYIQIGAFNDLLALEELDLSYNNLESAPWVAIQRMISLHTLNLDHNMINYIPEGTFSGLQKLKRLDVTSNKLHKLPPDPVFQRAGVLATSGVLGPTSFALSFGGNPLHCNCELLWLRRLRREDDLETCAAPQHLAGRYFWTVSEEEFLCEPPLITRHSQETRALEGQQVSLRCKARGDPDPVIHWIAPDGKLVSSSSRTVVHTDGTLDILISTVKDSGSFTCVASNPSGEAQQTVDLLIAKLPHFTNDTGTVREPDPGSSDIATSTKTGGDSASTAGGNKSGPDKRVLVSEITASAALVKFNFQRNIPGIRMFQVQYNGTYDDSLVYRMIPPNSKSIMINNLAAGTTYDLCVLAIYDDALTTLTATRVVGCVHFATEPQYLRCHFMQSQFLGGTIVVIIGGVIVASVLAFIIFLIVRYRVCNQEGIDKEVELGDIRSQSRSERLQVSGIIKSMSKQVLGPDRDTCRKVSPQIESAPAARISKPALPDCTVSTSSASHSWHPASPSPLRPARADSFTAARKPDESIDVDADNANKNNSAKVRPRPAVRAHSTVVTPVSRRAQVQDHRNYKTVPVGCVRASRRHSLNVDSCKQPNYQSYQQSGSLRSKRSLSVSGGDLPQMDNAERRSGRSPLSQSEWVLESTL, from the exons ATGGAGACACTACTTATTTATTTGATGGTAACTGTAATGGCATTAAAAGCCCATAAAATCCAAGTGTGCCCCAAGCGTTGCATATGTCAGGTGCTCTCCCCAAATTTGGCAACTTTATGTGATAAAAAGGGTCTGCTTTTTGTGCCTCCAAACATCGACAGACACACAGTTGAGCTCAGACTGGGAGACAACTTTATCACAACCGTCAAACGTAAGGATTTCGCTAACATGACCAAACTGGTGGACCTGACATTGTCCAGGAACACTATAGGCTCCGTTTCACCTCATGCTTTCAATGACCTAGAGAACCTACGTGCCCTTCACTTGGATAGCAACCGCTTGACGGACATAACGAACGATACGTTCAGCGGCATGTCCAAGCTGCACCATCTCATTTTGAACAACAACCAGCTCACATACATCCAAATAGGAGCTTTCAATGACCTCCTGGCGCTGGAAGAACTTGACCTGTCCTACAACAATCTGGAGAGTGCGCCGTGGGTGGCCATTCAACGAATGATCAGCTTGCACACCTTAAACTTGGACCACAACATGATCAACTACATACCCGAAGGGACCTTCTCTGGGCTTCAGAAGCTCAAGCGCCTAGACGTCACCTCGAACAAACTTCACAAGCTTCCACCTGACCCGGTCTTCCAGCGGGCAGGTGTCCTGGCCACATCGGGCGTTTTAGGCCCAACGTCGTTCGCTCTTAGCTTCGGGGGCAACCCTCTTCACTGTAACTGTGAGCTGCTGTGGCTGAGGAGGCTGAGACGAGAAGACGACCTGGAGACCTGCGCCGCACCGCAGCATCTCGCCGGACGCTACTTCTGGACCGTGTCCGAGGAGGAGTTCCTCTGCGAGCCGCCGCTCATCACCCGTCACTCGCAGGAAACCCGGGCATTGGAAGGGCAGCAAGTTTCCTTGCGCTGCAAAGCCCGTGGAGACCCGGATCCCGTCATCCATTGGATCGCCCCCGATGGCAAGTTGGTGTCCAGCTCCAGTCGCACTGTGGTCCACACAGACGGTACTTTGGACATTCTGATCAGCACGGTCAAAGACTCCGGCTCATTTACCTGCGTGGCATCAAATCCGTCTGGAGAGGCTCAGCAGACGGTGGACCTGCTCATCGCCAAGCTTCCTCATTTCACCAACGACACTGGCACAGTCCGCGAGCCGGACCCGGGGTCGTCCGACATCGCTACGTCCACCAAGACTGGTGGGGACAGTGCTTCTACGGCTGGCGGCAACAAAAGCGGACCGGACAAACGGGTACTCGTCTCTGAAATCACCGCTTCTGCGGCTCTTGTGAAGTTTAACTTTCAACGCAATATTCCAGGAATTCGGATGTTCCAGGTCCAATACAACGGCACTTATGATGACTCGCTTGTGTACAG GATGATTCCTCCTAACAGTAAAAGCATCATGATCAACAACCTGGCAGCAGGCACCACGTACGACCTTTGTGTTTTGGCCATTTATGATGATGCCCTGACTACGCTCACAGCCACCCGTGTGGTTGGCTGCGTTCACTTCGCCACAGAGCCCCAGTATCTGCGCTGCCATTTCATGCAGTCCCAGTTCCTTGGCGGCACTATCGTTGTCATCATCGGGGGTGTCATCGTCGCTTCGGTATTAGCTTTTATCATCTTCCTCATCGTGCGCTACCGAGTGTGCAATCAGGAAGGGATTGATAAAGAAGTGGAACTGGGAGACATTCGTTCCCAGTCCAGAAGTGAACGGCTGCAGGTCTCCGGGATCATCAAGTCCATGTCCAAGCAGGTCCTTGGCCCAGATCGAGACACGTGTCGAAAGGTGTCACCGCAAATCGAATCCGCGCCTGCGGCCCGGATCTCCAAACCCGCTCTCCCCGACTGTACGGTCTCGACTTCCTCGGCAAGCCACAGTTGGCACCCAGCTTCTCCGAGTCCCCTTCGACCAGCACGTGCCGACTCATTCACCGCCGCCCGAAAGCCAGACGAATCGATCGACGTAGATGCGGACAATGCCAACAAAAACAACTCGGCCAAGGTGCGTCCCAGACCCGCCGTACGGGCCCACTCGACCGTGGTGACTCCAGTATCAAGACGAGCGCAGGTCCAGGATCACCGGAACTACAAGACGGTCCCAGTGGGCTGCGTGAGGGCGAGCCGTCGTCATTCTCTGAACGTAGACTCGTGCAAACAACCCAATTACCAGAGTTATCAGCAGTCTGGCAGCCTGCGTTCCAAGCGCAGTTTATCCGTGAGCGGCGGTGATCTTCCGCAGATGGACAACGCTGAGAGACGCAGTGGGAGATCGCCGCTGTCCCAGTCCGAGTGGGTGCTTGAAAGCACTTTATAA
- the yy1b gene encoding transcriptional repressor protein YY1b isoform X1, producing MFNAKLADFDMASGETLYIEADGTEMPAEIVELHEIEVETIETTVVGGDEDDEHQPMIALQPLVTDDPSQVHHHQEVILVQTREEVVGGDDSDLRADDGFEDQILIPVPAPGAEEEYIGQTLMTVAGKSSVGRMGKKAGSGGKKAGKKSYLSAAEGTGRKWEQKQVQIKTLEGEFSVTMWASDDKKDIDHETVVEEQIIGENSPPDYSEYMTGKKLPPGGIPGIDLSDPKQLAEFASPFSKSPVRMKPRKIKEDDAPRTIACPHKGCSKMFRDNSAMRKHLHTHGPRVHVCAECGKAFVESSKLKRHQLVHTGEKPFQCTFEGCGKRFSLDFNLRTHVRIHTGDRPYVCPFDGCNKKFAQSTNLKSHILTHAKAKNNQ from the exons ATGTTTAACGCAAAGCTGGCGGACTTCGACATGGCGTCCGGCGAAACGCTGTACATAGAGGCCGACGGCACGGAGATGCCCGCGGAGATCGTGGAGCTGCACGAGATCGAAGTGGAAACGATCGAGACGACGGTGGTCGGCGGTGACGAAGACGATGAGCACCAGCCCATGATCGCGCTGCAGCCGCTGGTGACCGACGACCCGAGTCAGGTCCACCACCATCAGGAAGTGATCCTGGTCCAGACCCGAGAGGAGGTGGTCGGCGGGGACGATTCGGATCTCCGGGCGGACGACGGCTTCGAGGACCAGATCCTCATACCGGTTCCCGCGCCCGGAGCGGAGGAGGAATACATCGGGCAGACTTTGATGACAGTCGCGGGGAAAAGTTCCGTGGGGCGGATGGGGAAGAAGGCGGGCTCGGGCGGCAAAAAAGCTGGCAAAAAGAGCTACCTGAGCGCGGCGGAGGGCACCGGGAGAAAATGGGAGCAAAAGCAGGTGCAAATCAAGACGCTGGAGGGGGAGTTCTCCGTCACGATGTGGGCATCGG ATGATAAGAAGGACATTGATCATGAGACGGTGGTCGAGGAGCAGATCATTGGAGAGAATTCTCCTCCTGATTATTCTGAATACATGACAGGGAAAAAACTTCCTCCTGGAGGAATCCCGGGAATCGATCTTTCAGATCCCAAACAGTTGGCTGAGTTTGCCAG CCCCTTCAGTAAGAGTCCTGTTCG AATGAAGCCGAGGAAGATCAAGGAGGACGACGCCCCTCGAACCATAGCCTGTCCACATAAA GGCTGCAGTAAAATGTTCAGGGATAATTCAGCCATGAGGAAACACCTCCATACTCACGGCCCGCGGGTTCACGTGTGCGCCGAGTGCGGTAAAGCCTTTGTGGAGAGCTCCAAACTAAAGCGTCATCAGCTCGTTCACACCGGAGAGAAGCCCTTTCAG TGTACTTTTGAGGGCTGCGGGAAACGCTTCTCGCTGGACTTTAACCTCCGGACACACGTCCGCATTCACACCGGGGACCGACCCTACGTTTGCCCGTTCGATGGCTGCAATAAAAAATTTGCTCAGTCCACTAACCTCAAATCACATATTCTGACACACGCGAAGGCCAAAAACAACCAATGA